One Yimella lutea DNA window includes the following coding sequences:
- the hisC gene encoding histidinol-phosphate transaminase yields the protein MSDTQPDVRLRDTLGAVPAYKAGKPAPPREDLVTYKISSNENPYPPLPSVLKTVQDAAGRMNRYPDMSVRELTEALAARWGVTPDEIATGTGSVGVLGSLVQITCNPGDEMVYAWRSFEAYPIVAALAGAKPVQVPLDSQARHNLNAMADAITDRTRLVIVCTPNNPTGPSVTEDELRGFLAKVPSDVLVVIDEAYLEFVEPDHQIDALAIYRDHPNVCVLRTFSKAYGLAGLRVGYCIAHEPVAEALRKAAVPFGVSDVAQQAALASLEAYDELQERVDALMTERARVAQALAEQGWKIPDSQANFVWLPLGDDAMAFAAAADQAGLVVRPFDGDGVRCSIGETEANDRLIEVCEEFLNR from the coding sequence ATGAGCGACACTCAGCCCGACGTCCGTCTGCGCGACACCCTCGGCGCCGTTCCCGCCTACAAGGCCGGCAAGCCGGCGCCGCCGCGGGAAGACCTGGTGACCTACAAGATCTCCTCCAACGAGAACCCGTACCCGCCGCTGCCGTCGGTGCTGAAGACCGTGCAGGACGCGGCCGGCCGGATGAACCGCTACCCCGACATGAGCGTGCGTGAACTCACCGAAGCGCTCGCCGCCCGCTGGGGAGTCACGCCGGACGAGATCGCGACCGGCACCGGCAGCGTCGGCGTCCTCGGCTCGTTGGTGCAGATCACCTGCAACCCGGGCGACGAGATGGTCTACGCGTGGCGCTCGTTCGAGGCCTACCCGATCGTCGCAGCGCTCGCCGGCGCGAAACCGGTTCAGGTCCCGCTGGATTCGCAGGCACGCCACAACCTGAACGCGATGGCGGACGCGATCACCGACCGCACCCGCCTGGTGATCGTCTGCACCCCGAACAACCCGACCGGTCCGAGTGTCACCGAGGACGAACTGCGTGGCTTCCTGGCCAAGGTGCCCTCGGACGTCCTGGTCGTCATTGACGAGGCATACCTGGAGTTCGTCGAGCCCGATCACCAGATCGACGCGCTCGCGATCTACCGCGACCACCCGAATGTCTGTGTGCTGCGCACCTTCTCCAAGGCGTACGGCCTGGCCGGCCTGCGGGTCGGGTACTGCATCGCCCACGAGCCGGTGGCCGAAGCGCTGCGCAAGGCGGCCGTCCCGTTCGGTGTCAGCGACGTCGCCCAGCAGGCCGCGCTCGCCAGCCTGGAGGCCTACGACGAACTGCAGGAGCGCGTCGACGCGCTGATGACCGAGCGCGCCCGTGTCGCGCAGGCGCTCGCCGAGCAGGGCTGGAAGATCCCCGACAGCCAGGCCAATTTCGTCTGGTTGCCGCTGGGTGACGACGCGATGGCGTTTGCTGCCGCGGCCGACCAGGCCGGTCTCGTCGTCCGCCCGTTCGACGGCGACGGCGTCCGCTGCTCGATCGGAGAGACCGAGGCGAACGACCGCCTCATCGAGGTGTGCGAGGAATTCCTCAACCGCTGA
- a CDS encoding dihydrolipoamide acetyltransferase family protein, which translates to MGVKLFNLPDPGEGLVEADVVTWKIKPGDTVKVNDVVVEIETAKSLVELPIPWAGTVVELLVEEGATVDVGSPIVSIEVEGAESETPSSTPAADTAVQGAAPDSQAAKEDEEERVANLVGYGAVAGSTQRRARRTAPPATPSRKSAELAGQVTGSADTPQPKSAELAGQVAGSADKRGKVLAKPPVRKFAKDNGVDLSAITPSRPDGVITRAEVEAHLTSLVETGRSDVGAATSAETRGGAERETRTPIKGVRKMTAQAMAGSAFTAPHVTEFITVDMTRTMELVDRLKADREFKGVKVTPLLVLAKALCVAVKRNPEINASWDETAQEIVVKHYVNLGIAASTPRGLIVPNIKDADRMNLRELAEAMGSLVETAREGKTPPADMSGGSITITNVGVFGVDNGTPIINPGEAAILCFGAVRKMPWVVTDASGKDTIVPRQVTQLSLAFDHRLVDGDLGSRFLADVAALLEDPGKALVWG; encoded by the coding sequence ATGGGTGTGAAGCTGTTCAACCTGCCCGACCCTGGTGAAGGACTCGTCGAGGCGGACGTCGTCACCTGGAAGATCAAGCCGGGCGACACCGTCAAGGTCAATGACGTCGTCGTCGAGATCGAGACCGCAAAATCGTTGGTGGAGTTGCCGATTCCGTGGGCCGGCACCGTCGTCGAGCTGCTCGTCGAGGAGGGTGCGACGGTCGATGTCGGCAGCCCGATCGTGTCGATCGAGGTGGAGGGCGCAGAGTCCGAGACCCCGTCGTCCACCCCGGCGGCCGACACCGCCGTCCAGGGCGCTGCGCCCGACTCGCAGGCCGCGAAGGAGGACGAGGAGGAGCGCGTGGCCAACCTCGTCGGTTACGGCGCGGTCGCCGGTTCGACCCAGCGGCGTGCCCGCCGCACAGCGCCCCCGGCGACACCCTCCCGAAAGTCCGCAGAACTCGCGGGTCAAGTCACCGGATCTGCGGACACTCCCCAGCCGAAGTCCGCAGAACTCGCGGGCCAGGTCGCCGGATCTGCGGACAAGCGCGGGAAGGTGCTGGCCAAGCCGCCGGTGCGCAAGTTCGCCAAGGACAACGGGGTCGACCTGTCCGCGATCACCCCGTCCCGTCCGGACGGCGTCATCACCCGCGCCGAGGTGGAAGCACACCTCACCTCGCTGGTTGAGACTGGACGCAGCGACGTAGGAGCGGCGACCAGTGCCGAAACCCGAGGCGGCGCTGAGCGGGAGACCCGTACGCCGATCAAGGGCGTCCGCAAGATGACCGCCCAAGCGATGGCCGGGTCGGCGTTCACCGCCCCGCACGTCACCGAGTTCATCACCGTCGACATGACCCGGACGATGGAACTCGTCGACCGCCTCAAAGCCGACCGTGAGTTCAAGGGCGTCAAGGTCACCCCGTTGCTCGTGCTCGCCAAGGCGCTGTGCGTAGCCGTGAAGCGCAACCCGGAGATCAACGCGAGCTGGGACGAAACGGCCCAGGAGATCGTGGTCAAGCACTACGTCAACCTGGGGATCGCGGCGTCCACGCCGCGTGGCTTGATCGTGCCGAACATCAAGGACGCCGACCGCATGAACCTGCGCGAGCTCGCCGAAGCGATGGGCTCACTGGTCGAGACCGCCCGCGAGGGCAAGACACCGCCGGCCGACATGTCCGGTGGCTCGATCACGATCACCAACGTCGGTGTCTTCGGCGTCGACAACGGCACCCCGATCATCAATCCGGGTGAGGCCGCGATCCTGTGCTTCGGCGCGGTGCGCAAGATGCCGTGGGTGGTCACCGACGCGTCCGGCAAGGACACGATCGTGCCGCGTCAGGTTACCCAGTTGTCGTTGGCCTTCGACCACCGCCTGGTCGACGGCGACCTCGGCTCGCGCTTCCTGGCGGATGTCGCGGCTCTGCTGGAGGACCCGGGCAAGGCACTTGTCTGGGGCTGA
- the paaN gene encoding phenylacetic acid degradation protein PaaN: MTAADQTTASAETSTGSKFDSVLDDALAALAGRTYFSRYPESPSPRVYGETAAAQGLSAYEGRLGKPFEGLQGAFDDTTVGDEVSPYGPTLGVAYPHLDVDAAMAAATDAIPAWRDAGPRRRALVLIEALDALNKQSFEIGNAVHHTSGQPFVMAFQAGGPQAQDRGLEAVAAAYAEQSRVPESVTWEKPGKGEPLRMQKDYRIVPRGVALVVGCNTFPTWNAYPGIFASLATGNAVVIKPHPRAILPLAITVETLQQTLSDNGFDPKLVQLAPEADGEGLAKTLAERDEVKIIDYTGGPTFGAWLEREGAARGQQVYTEKAGVNTVVVDSTDNVRAMLGNLAFSLSLYSGQMCTTPQNIYLPKDGIDTDEGHLSFEEFGAKLGGAIGKLTGEDEKAVEILGATVNDDVRARAGSLDKIASDAGGSVVADTRQVTHPKYPDAVVRTPGLIGVGVEAQGAYTTEQFGPVTFLIGTDGTDQSLSTFRDTVRKHGAMTASVYSTDEAVLDKARDAAMDAGVALSENLLGQVFVNQTAAFSDYHGTGANPAANAAYADSAFVAGRFRVITARRHV; this comes from the coding sequence ATGACTGCTGCAGACCAGACCACCGCATCCGCCGAGACCTCCACCGGCTCAAAGTTCGATTCGGTGCTCGATGACGCGCTCGCAGCCCTTGCCGGGCGCACCTACTTCTCGCGTTACCCCGAATCACCCTCGCCCCGCGTCTACGGCGAAACCGCCGCCGCACAAGGACTTTCCGCCTACGAGGGCCGCCTCGGCAAGCCGTTCGAGGGCCTTCAGGGTGCCTTCGACGACACCACCGTCGGCGACGAGGTCTCGCCCTACGGCCCGACGCTCGGTGTCGCCTACCCACACCTCGACGTCGACGCGGCCATGGCGGCAGCGACGGACGCGATCCCGGCCTGGCGCGATGCCGGCCCGCGCAGGCGGGCGCTGGTGCTGATCGAGGCACTGGACGCGTTGAACAAGCAGTCGTTCGAAATCGGCAACGCGGTGCACCACACGTCCGGCCAGCCGTTCGTGATGGCCTTCCAGGCGGGCGGACCGCAGGCCCAGGACCGCGGCCTCGAGGCCGTCGCCGCGGCGTACGCCGAGCAGTCACGCGTCCCCGAGAGCGTCACCTGGGAGAAACCGGGCAAAGGCGAACCGCTGCGGATGCAGAAGGACTACCGCATCGTGCCGCGCGGGGTCGCCCTCGTCGTCGGCTGCAACACCTTCCCGACCTGGAACGCCTACCCGGGTATCTTCGCCTCGCTCGCCACCGGCAACGCGGTCGTCATCAAGCCGCACCCACGCGCGATCCTGCCGCTCGCCATCACCGTCGAAACGCTGCAGCAAACGTTGAGCGACAACGGTTTCGACCCCAAACTCGTCCAGCTCGCCCCCGAAGCCGATGGCGAAGGCCTGGCCAAGACGCTCGCCGAGCGCGATGAGGTCAAGATCATCGACTACACCGGCGGCCCGACTTTCGGTGCCTGGCTCGAACGTGAGGGCGCGGCCCGTGGGCAGCAGGTTTATACCGAGAAGGCCGGCGTCAACACGGTCGTGGTCGACTCCACCGACAACGTCCGGGCGATGCTGGGCAACCTCGCGTTCTCGCTCAGCCTCTACTCCGGGCAGATGTGCACCACCCCGCAGAACATCTACCTGCCCAAAGACGGCATCGACACCGACGAGGGACACCTGTCGTTCGAGGAGTTCGGTGCCAAGCTCGGCGGCGCGATCGGCAAGCTCACCGGTGAGGACGAGAAGGCGGTCGAGATTCTCGGCGCGACGGTCAACGACGACGTCCGCGCCCGAGCCGGATCGCTCGACAAGATCGCCTCGGACGCCGGCGGCTCCGTCGTCGCCGACACCCGCCAGGTCACGCACCCGAAGTACCCGGACGCCGTGGTCCGGACTCCGGGCTTGATCGGTGTGGGTGTGGAGGCGCAGGGCGCGTACACCACCGAGCAGTTCGGTCCGGTGACCTTCCTCATCGGCACCGACGGCACCGACCAGTCACTGTCGACCTTCCGCGACACCGTCCGCAAGCACGGCGCGATGACCGCTTCCGTGTACTCGACCGACGAGGCCGTGCTCGACAAGGCGCGGGACGCCGCAATGGACGCCGGTGTGGCGCTCTCGGAGAACCTGCTCGGCCAGGTCTTCGTCAACCAGACCGCTGCATTCAGCGACTACCACGGCACCGGTGCCAACCCGGCCGCCAACGCCGCGTACGCCGACAGCGCGTTCGTGGCCGGGCGCTTCCGGGTGATCACCGCTCGCCGCCACGTCTGA
- a CDS encoding phage holin family protein yields MKNFLIRLVVNAIALWLAAAALSGIHLADGSSQTFDKIKTVLLVALVFGVVNALLKPIATFFSFPLLLVTLGLFMIIVNAAMLQLTSWLAGKFDLAFHVDHFFWDAVIGALIISVLGFVANVILPDKHEINR; encoded by the coding sequence ATGAAGAACTTCCTGATCCGCCTCGTCGTCAACGCCATCGCGCTCTGGTTGGCCGCCGCGGCACTGTCCGGCATCCATCTCGCCGACGGTTCGTCGCAGACCTTCGACAAGATCAAGACCGTTCTACTCGTCGCGCTCGTCTTCGGTGTGGTCAACGCACTGCTGAAGCCGATCGCCACGTTCTTCTCTTTCCCGTTGCTGCTCGTGACGCTCGGGCTGTTCATGATCATCGTCAACGCGGCGATGTTGCAGCTGACCTCGTGGCTGGCCGGAAAGTTCGACCTCGCCTTCCACGTCGACCACTTCTTCTGGGACGCCGTGATCGGTGCGCTGATCATCTCCGTCCTCGGGTTCGTCGCGAACGTGATCCTGCCCGACAAGCACGAGATCAACCGCTGA
- a CDS encoding alpha-ketoacid dehydrogenase subunit beta, whose product MATQKMTLAKGINAGLRKAMEDDPKVVLMGEDVGKLGGVFRITEGLQKDFGEDRVIDTPLAESGIVGTAIGLAMRGYRPVVEIQFDGFIYPAFDQIISQVSKMHYRSLGYLKLPMVIRVPFGGGIGAVEHHSESNEAYFAHTAGLRVVSCSDPADAYWMIQQAIQTDDPVLFYEPKRRYHERAEVDLDESTGAPLGLYDARVAREGSDLTLIAYGPMVKTCRQAAEAAAAEGRSIEVIDLRSLSPLDRATIFTSAKKTGRVVVVHEASTFLGLGSELAALIQQECFYHLEAPVLRVGGYNLPYPPSRFEEHFLPDLDRILDAVDRSLAY is encoded by the coding sequence ATGGCAACGCAGAAGATGACGCTCGCCAAGGGCATCAACGCCGGTCTGCGCAAGGCGATGGAGGACGACCCCAAGGTCGTCCTGATGGGTGAGGACGTCGGCAAGCTCGGCGGCGTCTTCCGGATCACCGAGGGTCTGCAGAAGGACTTCGGTGAGGACCGCGTGATCGACACCCCGCTCGCGGAGTCCGGCATCGTCGGCACCGCGATCGGCCTGGCCATGCGCGGCTACCGCCCGGTGGTGGAGATCCAGTTCGACGGGTTCATCTACCCGGCGTTCGACCAGATCATCAGCCAGGTCTCCAAGATGCACTACCGGTCGCTGGGCTACCTGAAGCTGCCGATGGTCATCCGGGTTCCGTTCGGCGGCGGCATCGGAGCTGTCGAGCATCACTCGGAGTCCAACGAGGCCTATTTCGCTCACACCGCGGGTCTGCGCGTGGTCAGCTGCTCCGACCCAGCGGACGCCTACTGGATGATCCAGCAGGCGATCCAGACCGACGACCCGGTGCTGTTCTACGAACCCAAGCGCCGCTACCACGAGCGTGCAGAGGTCGACCTGGACGAGTCCACCGGTGCACCGCTCGGGCTGTACGACGCGCGAGTGGCGCGGGAGGGTAGCGACCTGACTCTCATCGCGTACGGACCGATGGTAAAGACCTGCCGCCAGGCCGCGGAAGCCGCTGCGGCAGAAGGACGTTCGATCGAGGTGATCGATCTTCGGTCGCTCTCGCCGCTCGACCGCGCGACGATCTTCACCTCGGCGAAGAAGACCGGACGCGTCGTCGTGGTGCACGAGGCGAGCACCTTCCTCGGACTCGGCTCGGAACTCGCCGCGCTGATCCAGCAGGAGTGCTTCTACCACTTGGAGGCACCTGTGCTCCGGGTCGGTGGATACAACCTGCCGTACCCGCCCAGCCGCTTCGAGGAGCACTTCCTGCCCGACCTCGACCGCATCCTCGATGCCGTCGACCGCTCGCTGGCGTACTGA
- the pdhA gene encoding pyruvate dehydrogenase (acetyl-transferring) E1 component subunit alpha has translation MHHETSVAPSMEHDITDGGPEMVQFVDGDGNRLATCEANAPYAQIVEDMTSEDAQAMYRDLVLVRRMDAEGHALQRQGELGLWPSLLGQEAAQVGAGRALKKQDYAFPGYREHGVAWCRGVDPVNLLGMFRGVNHGGWNSNENNFHLYTIVIGNQMLHATGYAMGMQRDGVVGTGDPERDAAVMAFTGDGGTAQGDYNEAMVFASVANAPVVFFVQNNQWAISEPNYKQFRIPPYQRARGFGFPGVRVDGNDVLAVYAVSKAAMDAARAGQGPTLIEAFTYRMGAHTTSDDPTKYRIASEVDIWREKDPIKRMRGFMETKGHADPAFFEQVEAEADELAARIRRECQQMPDPEPVTMFDKVYAEPHPVVDAEREEFVAYQASFVEGGAN, from the coding sequence ATGCACCACGAGACCTCCGTGGCACCGAGCATGGAACACGACATCACCGACGGCGGCCCGGAAATGGTGCAGTTCGTCGACGGCGACGGCAACCGTCTGGCCACCTGCGAGGCCAACGCCCCGTACGCGCAGATCGTCGAGGACATGACCTCCGAGGACGCGCAGGCGATGTACCGCGACCTGGTGCTGGTGCGCCGGATGGACGCCGAGGGTCACGCGCTGCAGCGCCAGGGCGAACTCGGACTATGGCCCTCGCTGCTCGGCCAGGAAGCCGCGCAGGTCGGTGCCGGACGCGCCCTGAAGAAGCAGGACTACGCCTTCCCCGGCTACCGCGAGCACGGTGTCGCGTGGTGCCGTGGGGTCGACCCGGTCAACCTGCTCGGCATGTTCCGCGGCGTGAACCACGGCGGTTGGAACTCCAACGAGAACAACTTCCACCTCTACACGATCGTCATCGGCAACCAGATGCTGCACGCCACCGGGTACGCGATGGGCATGCAGCGTGACGGCGTCGTCGGCACCGGCGACCCCGAGCGCGACGCGGCCGTGATGGCGTTCACCGGTGACGGCGGCACCGCGCAGGGTGACTACAACGAGGCGATGGTGTTCGCGAGCGTCGCCAACGCACCGGTCGTCTTCTTCGTGCAGAACAACCAGTGGGCGATCTCCGAGCCGAACTACAAGCAATTCCGCATCCCGCCCTATCAGCGCGCACGCGGCTTCGGGTTCCCCGGCGTCCGGGTCGACGGCAACGACGTCCTCGCGGTGTACGCGGTGTCGAAGGCCGCGATGGATGCCGCCCGTGCGGGTCAGGGCCCGACGCTGATCGAGGCGTTCACCTATCGCATGGGTGCGCACACCACGTCCGACGACCCGACCAAGTACCGCATCGCGTCCGAGGTCGACATCTGGCGTGAGAAGGACCCGATCAAGCGCATGCGCGGGTTCATGGAGACCAAGGGCCACGCCGACCCGGCGTTCTTCGAGCAGGTCGAGGCCGAGGCCGACGAACTCGCCGCTCGCATCCGACGCGAGTGCCAGCAGATGCCCGACCCGGAGCCGGTGACGATGTTCGACAAGGTCTACGCCGAACCGCACCCCGTGGTCGACGCCGAGCGCGAGGAGTTCGTCGCCTACCAAGCCTCCTTCGTCGAGGGAGGGGCGAACTGA
- a CDS encoding helix-turn-helix domain-containing protein translates to MPSYPWRVPPELSQFVESVEGFDYRLDRDAVHHGLPSTTLTVIIQFDEALDCGWVGDAASDRFWVLAAGLHQRPALIRTHGRQCGIQLALTPFGARALHGMPAAELAGGLVHADDDLPAFPASLHERLGPLTWPERFTVLERHLFARLAAADCEPACPEVREGWRLIIASGGRMPIERVADRVGWSRRHLLNQFRSEFGLTPKQVARLARFERAHRLAEGGTALVDAAYAAGYADQAHLNREWRRLASRTPTATLAEFPKVQSEPMRSGKESRT, encoded by the coding sequence ATGCCGTCGTACCCGTGGCGTGTGCCGCCGGAGTTGTCGCAGTTCGTCGAGTCCGTCGAGGGATTCGACTACCGGCTCGACCGCGACGCCGTGCACCACGGGCTGCCCTCGACGACCCTCACCGTGATCATCCAGTTCGACGAAGCGCTGGATTGCGGTTGGGTGGGTGATGCCGCCTCCGATCGTTTCTGGGTGTTGGCGGCCGGACTGCACCAGCGTCCGGCCCTGATCCGCACGCACGGCCGGCAGTGCGGCATCCAGCTGGCGCTCACTCCCTTCGGCGCGCGTGCGCTGCACGGCATGCCGGCGGCGGAACTTGCGGGCGGTCTGGTCCATGCGGACGACGACCTTCCGGCGTTCCCGGCGTCGTTGCACGAGCGGCTCGGTCCACTCACCTGGCCCGAACGGTTCACGGTGCTCGAACGCCACCTGTTCGCCCGGCTCGCTGCGGCGGACTGCGAACCTGCGTGCCCCGAGGTGCGCGAGGGGTGGCGACTGATCATCGCGTCCGGGGGACGGATGCCGATCGAGCGGGTGGCCGACCGTGTCGGGTGGTCGCGACGACACCTGCTCAACCAGTTCCGCAGCGAGTTCGGACTGACTCCCAAACAGGTCGCACGACTGGCGCGATTCGAGCGGGCGCACCGCTTGGCCGAAGGCGGCACCGCGCTTGTCGACGCGGCGTACGCCGCCGGCTACGCCGACCAGGCGCACCTCAACCGGGAATGGCGCCGCCTCGCCAGCCGCACGCCCACGGCGACCCTGGCTGAGTTCCCAAAGGTTCAATCCGAGCCGATGCGTTCCGGGAAAGAATCACGAACATGA
- a CDS encoding MerR family transcriptional regulator, with protein MLSIGDFARLAGVSVRMLRHYDRLGLVSAARVDPHTGYRFYEPRQLQRVHALIGLKDLGFTLEQIGPMLAGQIDTETFRELLDRRRAALREQIDADHRRLADVERHLRLMEGNTVMEFIEKSLPALELSQRTATVADRSQIGPVIGPMFEELVAAQIEAGGQPAHPAYAWYRADGERLDFGAGFDTEIDGFETGELDAVERAVTVTYVGPMSGIGDAWAELGTHVASLGLEPYGPCREVYLDTNGPQEKWVTELHQPVRG; from the coding sequence ATGTTGAGTATCGGAGATTTCGCACGGCTCGCCGGGGTGTCGGTCCGGATGCTGAGGCACTACGACCGCCTCGGTCTGGTGTCCGCGGCTCGCGTCGACCCACACACGGGTTACCGCTTCTACGAGCCCAGGCAACTGCAACGCGTCCACGCCCTCATCGGCTTGAAGGACCTCGGGTTCACGCTCGAGCAGATCGGACCGATGTTGGCGGGGCAGATCGACACCGAGACCTTCCGCGAGCTCCTCGACCGACGTCGGGCAGCTTTGCGCGAACAGATCGATGCCGATCACCGGCGCCTCGCCGACGTCGAGCGACATCTGCGTCTGATGGAAGGAAACACCGTCATGGAGTTCATCGAGAAGTCATTGCCCGCACTGGAACTGAGCCAACGGACGGCGACGGTCGCCGATCGGAGCCAGATCGGGCCGGTCATCGGTCCGATGTTCGAGGAGTTGGTTGCCGCACAGATCGAAGCCGGGGGGCAGCCGGCACACCCCGCGTACGCCTGGTATCGGGCGGACGGTGAGCGGCTCGATTTCGGTGCTGGGTTCGACACCGAGATCGACGGGTTCGAGACCGGTGAACTCGACGCTGTCGAGCGGGCGGTGACCGTGACGTACGTCGGCCCGATGAGTGGCATCGGTGACGCGTGGGCCGAACTCGGCACCCACGTCGCGTCGCTCGGTCTCGAGCCGTACGGCCCGTGTCGCGAGGTGTACCTCGACACCAACGGCCCGCAGGAGAAGTGGGTGACCGAGTTGCATCAGCCGGTGCGCGGCTGA
- a CDS encoding DUF3253 domain-containing protein: MSGAETSDDGRYIIVDGRRWRATDPSIPQKLKAELVAELMRARRLVRTRGDEVRPFVQDAKVALGERGEPWWEQASDDGVRERLAASMRVLLRHRDGKTICPSDAARVAGGDDWRELMPVAREVAGTLASEEVVVIQQRGEPVDLDAAKGPIRLAAGPELKR, encoded by the coding sequence TTGTCTGGGGCTGAGACGTCGGACGACGGCCGCTACATCATCGTCGACGGACGGCGGTGGCGGGCGACCGATCCGTCGATCCCGCAGAAGCTGAAGGCCGAACTGGTCGCCGAACTGATGCGGGCTCGACGATTGGTCAGGACGCGCGGGGACGAGGTGCGCCCGTTCGTCCAGGACGCCAAGGTGGCCCTCGGTGAGCGCGGCGAACCGTGGTGGGAGCAGGCGAGCGACGATGGCGTCCGCGAGCGCTTGGCGGCGTCGATGCGCGTCCTACTTCGGCATCGTGACGGAAAGACGATCTGCCCCAGCGATGCGGCCCGGGTCGCCGGTGGTGACGACTGGCGTGAGTTGATGCCGGTGGCCCGCGAGGTCGCCGGCACGCTCGCGTCCGAGGAGGTCGTCGTGATCCAGCAGCGCGGTGAGCCGGTCGACCTCGATGCGGCCAAGGGACCGATCCGGTTGGCCGCAGGGCCTGAGTTGAAGCGCTGA
- a CDS encoding NUDIX hydrolase, producing MSDDVTIRPDGSEYEIVSAGSVIGRAAVHPDGGLTWNFLEDVDERLAVRGLDAMIEYAFGELGVHRVQGRLPADAKHDLRIAARAGLRKEGVVRGGGVEQADLVQFARVATDPPLADRSTFTAVLNSSLPTKRCIAQAIVRDDEGRILLCELVYKRFWDLPGGVVDPHESPATAVVRELREELDVEATVRGLAAVSWLPPWRGWDDATLFVFDVELDRPPHSLQPREIKAVHWVDPADLGEHVAEYTVRVIEQALAADVPVYLEDGRPRV from the coding sequence GTGAGCGATGACGTGACGATCCGACCCGACGGCTCCGAGTACGAGATCGTCTCGGCCGGGTCGGTGATCGGCCGAGCGGCTGTCCACCCGGACGGCGGGCTCACCTGGAACTTTTTGGAGGACGTCGACGAGCGGCTGGCCGTCCGCGGCCTGGACGCGATGATCGAGTACGCGTTCGGTGAGCTCGGCGTCCACCGGGTGCAGGGCCGACTACCCGCCGATGCCAAGCACGATCTGCGGATCGCGGCGCGGGCCGGACTGCGCAAGGAAGGTGTCGTTCGCGGGGGCGGCGTCGAGCAGGCCGACTTGGTGCAGTTCGCCCGGGTGGCCACCGACCCGCCGCTGGCCGACCGGTCGACGTTCACTGCCGTCCTCAACTCCAGCCTGCCGACCAAACGCTGCATCGCTCAGGCAATCGTTCGCGACGACGAGGGACGAATCCTGTTGTGCGAGTTGGTCTACAAACGGTTCTGGGACCTCCCCGGCGGAGTCGTCGACCCGCACGAGTCACCGGCGACCGCCGTCGTGCGCGAACTGCGTGAAGAACTCGATGTCGAGGCCACCGTCCGCGGGCTGGCCGCCGTCAGTTGGCTGCCGCCGTGGCGCGGCTGGGACGACGCGACCCTCTTCGTTTTCGACGTCGAGTTGGACCGTCCGCCGCACTCGCTGCAGCCGCGCGAGATCAAGGCCGTGCATTGGGTCGACCCGGCCGATCTGGGCGAACACGTCGCCGAGTACACCGTCCGGGTCATCGAACAAGCCCTCGCCGCCGACGTGCCGGTCTACCTCGAGGACGGACGCCCGCGCGTCTGA
- a CDS encoding VOC family protein: MTRPQLYSCLRYADAGAAIEFLTALGFTERLVVHDDADPKVVHHAQFAWRDNGGIMFGTDRPDGIGPRPGTACVNLVVESDDQVDATLARALAAGARQLDEVHEPPYGGRSVAVADHEGNIWNIDSYPGA, from the coding sequence ATGACCAGACCACAACTGTATTCCTGCCTCCGCTACGCCGACGCCGGCGCTGCGATCGAGTTCCTGACCGCGCTCGGCTTCACCGAGCGCCTCGTAGTGCACGACGACGCCGACCCGAAGGTCGTCCATCACGCCCAGTTCGCCTGGCGCGACAACGGCGGCATCATGTTCGGCACCGATCGCCCGGACGGCATCGGACCCAGGCCGGGCACCGCCTGCGTCAACCTCGTCGTCGAGTCCGACGATCAGGTCGACGCGACGCTGGCCCGCGCCTTGGCCGCGGGTGCGCGACAACTCGACGAAGTGCACGAGCCGCCGTACGGCGGTCGGTCGGTGGCCGTCGCCGATCACGAGGGCAACATCTGGAACATCGACTCCTACCCCGGCGCATGA